The Nitrospira sp. sequence TGAAGCCACAGCAATTTCGCTCTTTCCGCATAAAGATTCTTTGCAATTGATCCAACTAAGGTCGATCCTAAGAATGGGGCCACCAATTCATTCATGGGAACTGCGAGAGAAAGATACCTGTCGTCAACATGCAATATTAACCCCAATTCCGAGAGGCGCAACAACTCTTCTCGAATCTCCTGCTCTGAAAACTGTAAAGCACGCTTAAGAGTATCAACCTGAGCTGCCCCGTCACACGCAAGATAGACAGCTCGACTTATACCACTTAATACTATCTCAGGAGTTTTAGCCATTCTCCTAGTATCGAATATATACAGACTCTCCTCCCTATCTACCGAAACAAGGACAGCTGAGCCGAAAGCAAGTCTCCATTCTTGAACTGCGTCCTGAAGTTGTTCCAGATAACAATGGCTTTCTTTGCCTTGATGCGAAAAATAGTAGGCAATATTTTCGACATCGCTCTCTTTCCCTAGGACCGCTTCATAGGCGGCTACAGGCCGATACTGAGAAATTCCAAATTCTTCTGGACGATCGAAAATGGGGCTGAATCGGTTCATAAGTAATCTTACACAACCACCACTAGGAGGCGGGAGGTGATGAAGTAATGGAATCATCGAAATTATCTTTTCATAATCACCCAACATCTCTCCAGGTATCCCATAGAGGAGATTCCACTCCACCTTAACTCCAAATTCTGCGCACCACTTAATCAATCGAATATTTTGGTATGCTTTGACCCCTTTCCGCATTAGCTCGAGAAGTCGGGAATTCAAACTTTCAATCCCAGGTTGTATAGTACAGATCCCTGCTTCAAGCAGATCTCTGACCTGAGCCTTGCTCAAATTAGATTTAACTTCGTAGAAAATAGATAACTTATGATTACTTGTTTTCAGCATCGGAATCACATTTGCAAAATATCCGTGATCTAATATCAGGTCCACCGCGTCGATGTTTTGCACCCCATATTTTTGAAGATTCGCTATCTCTTGCAATACGCGCTCGGGGGACTTGCTTCGAAATCTTAAGGACTCTCCATTAAGACCACAAAAGATGCAATGCAACTTTTCACCGAACCAACAGCCACGGCTGGTCTCCAGTGGAAGTAC is a genomic window containing:
- a CDS encoding RiPP maturation radical SAM protein 1, whose translation is MSVHRPNLALSLLKSAANYSGLECDITYAKLPFASRIGLEAYRAISELLPSEYLVGDAIFAPVLRNVPIQNLVRQYKSLHIANEPHSRTMPSSFWDRMESLCLAAREFVLELSQNLASQDHAVIGLSSTFHLVPSLALAKAIKYCAPQKLIVLGGAYCDGKMGASIMGSFPWIDIVVRGDGEDVFTDVIRRIHSCHEEGVPSSIDLAGIPGLIWRRKGVLVINEGARATNRRSLNEIPMPSYDDWFLQFSESAIPLPKEKTVLPLETSRGCWFGEKLHCIFCGLNGESLRFRSKSPERVLQEIANLQKYGVQNIDAVDLILDHGYFANVIPMLKTSNHKLSIFYEVKSNLSKAQVRDLLEAGICTIQPGIESLNSRLLELMRKGVKAYQNIRLIKWCAEFGVKVEWNLLYGIPGEMLGDYEKIISMIPLLHHLPPPSGGCVRLLMNRFSPIFDRPEEFGISQYRPVAAYEAVLGKESDVENIAYYFSHQGKESHCYLEQLQDAVQEWRLAFGSAVLVSVDREESLYIFDTRRMAKTPEIVLSGISRAVYLACDGAAQVDTLKRALQFSEQEIREELLRLSELGLILHVDDRYLSLAVPMNELVAPFLGSTLVGSIAKNLYAERAKLLWLHTETTRSPDTAFGYRS